From a region of the Zingiber officinale cultivar Zhangliang chromosome 4B, Zo_v1.1, whole genome shotgun sequence genome:
- the LOC121974422 gene encoding WPP domain-associated protein-like isoform X1 yields the protein MVWVSSWVIHIPVLGSMENKILELENELSVDHDVASLCEKFLLEESDSYFDDVYARLTVSRMVSDSVIRGIVRAIEAEAAERVALKEAEILAMEKKLQLCKSNMIEENWLDMKIRKETSIIDKLGFYQNYLGERVGPDCVACFSELKLALQDHLTRLKEEIKDLIDSHILPRPEVCPADKEFCNILVHKLNVMDGFADALKTLTVSVQQKIDTFLFLKDIISEQELEKKFQQEVIATVLQSLIKEQQDDFEANLSKRNVLVDTFIDKWKKTMDRLSTMRQELDAISASLLSSEQALAFSHHSPAVDLSKVIIADSPELKHRSKDDQIAYYKTEIAKMKLQHELALRDKTEELFRLKRDYLNEKGSHAHFKRDKENERLKKNLLRFISTLDNVLLENDELSLVQIHENILLALNQRFDYENRQLISLLADKKKELMCITTAQAPNDMNQSTTFSKIDRDFLEQRTMVKLDAEDVKLDSIIREEIQKIVFKDLSSKLEVEMMHLDLEFKIAQDITQDICFSSCREFLKDVISSVNPLMEKHHKEKDYFAAAVLEKEKTLSLKMEENKKLKQDKERLSTLIKEKEELLLSSEINIMRQKGELDKVCSEINILRGQLSDQSLCLTAIKEENDSLKETLAKTLKQVQQYENELKDVTQNHKNASHIIKELEKQRKFLQDLVAENQMKLATFGAREQEHLKFMTIVTSSITVLSENVLQLECRLADKLGFYKSRLEFIIHQFSDLFQLANILKNSAFWYKQGFERKCSDLQKAETEVDLLGDDVEILLRLLEKIYVALEHYSPVLQHYPGVVEILKLIRREMKSNPI from the exons ATGGTTTGGGTCTCAAGCTGGGTGATTCATATT CCTGTGCTAGGTTCCATGGAGAATAAAATTTTGGAGTTAGAGAATGAGCTTTCAGTTGATCATGACGTTGCATCATTGTGTGAGAAATTTCTACTTGAGGAGTCAGATTCTTATTTTGATGACGTGTATGCTCGTCTCACTGTCTCAAGAATGGTAAGTGATTCTGTCATCAGAGGGATAGTCCGTGCAATAGAAGCAGAGGCAGCTGAGAGAGTTGCCTTGAAGGAAGCAGAGATATTGGCTATGGAAAAGAAGTTGCAATTATGTAAATCAAATATGATTGAAGAGAACTGGCTAGACATGAAGATTAGGAAGGAAACATCAATCATAGATAAATTAGGTTTCTATCAAAACTATTTGGGTGAAAGAGTGGGACCGGATTGTGTTGCTTGTTTTAGTGAATTAAAGTTAGCGCTACAAGATCATCTTACGAGGCTCAAGGAGGAAATTAAGGACTTGATAGATTCCCACATTTTACCTAGACCAGAAGTTTGTCCAGCAGATAAGGAGTTCTGTAACATTCTTGTGCATAAGTTGAATGTTATGGATGGATTTGCTGATGCATTGAAAACATTAACTGTTTCAGTGCAACAGAAAATTGATACATTCCTCTTTTTGAAGGATATCATAAGTGAGCAGGAGTTGGAAAAGAAGTTTCAACAAGAAGTCATTGCCACTGTGCTCCAGAGTCTAATAAAGGAACAACAAGATGATTTTGAAGCAAATCTGTCTAAGCGAAATGTTCTTGTAGACACATTTATAGATAAGTGGAAGAAAACTATGGATCGCCTTTCCACTATGCGCCAAGAGCTTGATGCTATTTCTGCATCATTACTGAGCTCAGAGCAGGCGTTAGCATTCTCACACCATAGTCCTGCTGTAGATCTGTCAAAAGTAATAATTGCTGACTCCCCAGAGCTGAAGCATCGGAGCAAGGATGATCAAATTGCCTATTATAAAACTGAAATAGCCAAAATGAAACTACAGCATGAGTTGGCATTGCGAGACAAGACAGAAGAATTGTTCAGACTTAAGCGTGACTACCTTAATGAAAAGGGATCCCATGCTCATTTTAAGAGAGACAAAGAGAATGAACGGTTAAAGAAGAATCTCCTTAGATTTATATCGACATTGGATAATGTTCTTTTAGAGAATGATGAATTGTCACTCGTTCAGATTCATGAGAACATTTTACTTGCTTTAAATCAGAGGTTTGATTATGAAAATCGACAACTAATAAGCTTGTTAGCAGACAAGAAAAAGGAATTAATGTGCATTACAACAGCACAAGCTCCCAATGACATGAATCAATCGACAACATTTTCAAAGATAGACAGAGACTTCTTGGAGCAGAGAACAATGGTGAAGTTGGATGCAGAAGATGTGAAATTAGACAGCATAATCAGAGAAGAAATACAAAAGATTGTATTTAAAGATTTATCTAGTAAACTTGAAGTTGAAATGATGCATTTAGACTTGGAATTCAAGATAGCACAGGACATAACACAGGACATCTGTTTCAGCTCGTGTAGAGAGTTTCTAAAAGATGTTATTTCTAGTGTTAATCCATTGATGGAGAAACATCACAAAGAGAAAGATTATTTTGCAGCAGCAGTTCTGGAAAAGGAGAAGACATTATCTTTGAAGATGGAAGAGAATAAAAAATTGAAACAAGATAAAGAAAGGTTATCGACATTGATTAAGGAAAAAGAGGAACTTTTGTTGAGCTCTGAGATAAATATAATGAGGCAAAAGGGGGAATTGGACAAGGTATGCAGTGAGATCAATATACTAAGAGGCCAACTTAGCGATCAATCACTTTGTCTTACAGCTATAAAGGAAGAAAATGACTCATTGAAAGAAACATTGGCCAAGACATTGAAGCAAGTTCAACAGTATGAAAATGAGTTGAAAGATGTGACTCAGAACCATAAGAATGCATCTCATATTATAAAGGAACTAGAGAAACAAAGGAAATTCCTCCAAGACCTTGTTGCAGAAAATCAAATGAAACTAGCAACATTTGGTGCTAGAGAACAAGAACATTTGAAGTTCATGACGATTGTAACTAGTTCTATAACAGTGTTATCAGAAAATGTCTTGCAACTTGAATGCAGATTGGCAGACAAGCTAGGGTTTTATAAATCAAG GTTGGAGTTTATCATCCATCAATTCAGCGACCTATTTCAGCTGGCTAACATCCTTAAAAATAGTGCTTTCTGGTACAAGCAAGGATTTGAAAGAAAATGTTCTGACCTTCAGAAAGCAGAAACTGAG GTTGATCTTTTGGGTGATGATGTTGAGATTCTCTTACGTCTTCTTGAGAAGATATACGTCGCACTTGAACATTACTCTCCTGTTTTACAACACTATCCTGGG GTAGTCGAGATTCTGAAATTAATCAGAAGAGAAATGAAAAGTAATCCCATCTGA
- the LOC121974423 gene encoding photosystem II 10 kDa polypeptide, chloroplastic-like — translation MAASLMSSSALKPPAPASLERLRVNGVPALVSRSSSSSRFKVEAKGGKLKTDKPYGINGGMALPSGLDASGRKQKGKGVYQFVDKYGANVDGYSPIYNTDDWSPSGDVYVGGSTGLLIWAVTLAGILAGGALLVYNTSALAQ, via the exons ATGGCGGCCTCCTTGATGTCTTCCTCGGCCTTGAAGCCTCCTGCTCCGGCGTCGCTCGAGAGGCTCCGAGTCAACGGCGTCCCTGCTCTCGTAAGCAGGTCATCATCTTCCTCTCGCTTCAAGGTCGAAGCCAAGGGAGGGAAGCTCAAGACTGACAAGCCCTACG GGATCAATGGAGGAATGGCTCTGCCTAGTGGCCTCGATGCATCTGGGAGAAAGCAAAAG GGAAAGGGTGTTTACCAGTTTGTGGACAAGTATGGTGCCAACGTCGACGGCTACAG CCCAATCTACAACACAGATGACTGGTCTCCCAGTGGCGATGTCTACGTTGGAGGATCGACGGGGCTGTTGATCTGGGCGGTGACTCTCGCCGGAATTCTCGCCGGCGGCGCTCTGCTCGTGTACAACACCAGTGCTCTCGCGCAgtga
- the LOC121974422 gene encoding WPP domain-associated protein-like isoform X2 — MENKILELENELSVDHDVASLCEKFLLEESDSYFDDVYARLTVSRMVSDSVIRGIVRAIEAEAAERVALKEAEILAMEKKLQLCKSNMIEENWLDMKIRKETSIIDKLGFYQNYLGERVGPDCVACFSELKLALQDHLTRLKEEIKDLIDSHILPRPEVCPADKEFCNILVHKLNVMDGFADALKTLTVSVQQKIDTFLFLKDIISEQELEKKFQQEVIATVLQSLIKEQQDDFEANLSKRNVLVDTFIDKWKKTMDRLSTMRQELDAISASLLSSEQALAFSHHSPAVDLSKVIIADSPELKHRSKDDQIAYYKTEIAKMKLQHELALRDKTEELFRLKRDYLNEKGSHAHFKRDKENERLKKNLLRFISTLDNVLLENDELSLVQIHENILLALNQRFDYENRQLISLLADKKKELMCITTAQAPNDMNQSTTFSKIDRDFLEQRTMVKLDAEDVKLDSIIREEIQKIVFKDLSSKLEVEMMHLDLEFKIAQDITQDICFSSCREFLKDVISSVNPLMEKHHKEKDYFAAAVLEKEKTLSLKMEENKKLKQDKERLSTLIKEKEELLLSSEINIMRQKGELDKVCSEINILRGQLSDQSLCLTAIKEENDSLKETLAKTLKQVQQYENELKDVTQNHKNASHIIKELEKQRKFLQDLVAENQMKLATFGAREQEHLKFMTIVTSSITVLSENVLQLECRLADKLGFYKSRLEFIIHQFSDLFQLANILKNSAFWYKQGFERKCSDLQKAETEVDLLGDDVEILLRLLEKIYVALEHYSPVLQHYPGVVEILKLIRREMKSNPI, encoded by the exons ATGGAGAATAAAATTTTGGAGTTAGAGAATGAGCTTTCAGTTGATCATGACGTTGCATCATTGTGTGAGAAATTTCTACTTGAGGAGTCAGATTCTTATTTTGATGACGTGTATGCTCGTCTCACTGTCTCAAGAATGGTAAGTGATTCTGTCATCAGAGGGATAGTCCGTGCAATAGAAGCAGAGGCAGCTGAGAGAGTTGCCTTGAAGGAAGCAGAGATATTGGCTATGGAAAAGAAGTTGCAATTATGTAAATCAAATATGATTGAAGAGAACTGGCTAGACATGAAGATTAGGAAGGAAACATCAATCATAGATAAATTAGGTTTCTATCAAAACTATTTGGGTGAAAGAGTGGGACCGGATTGTGTTGCTTGTTTTAGTGAATTAAAGTTAGCGCTACAAGATCATCTTACGAGGCTCAAGGAGGAAATTAAGGACTTGATAGATTCCCACATTTTACCTAGACCAGAAGTTTGTCCAGCAGATAAGGAGTTCTGTAACATTCTTGTGCATAAGTTGAATGTTATGGATGGATTTGCTGATGCATTGAAAACATTAACTGTTTCAGTGCAACAGAAAATTGATACATTCCTCTTTTTGAAGGATATCATAAGTGAGCAGGAGTTGGAAAAGAAGTTTCAACAAGAAGTCATTGCCACTGTGCTCCAGAGTCTAATAAAGGAACAACAAGATGATTTTGAAGCAAATCTGTCTAAGCGAAATGTTCTTGTAGACACATTTATAGATAAGTGGAAGAAAACTATGGATCGCCTTTCCACTATGCGCCAAGAGCTTGATGCTATTTCTGCATCATTACTGAGCTCAGAGCAGGCGTTAGCATTCTCACACCATAGTCCTGCTGTAGATCTGTCAAAAGTAATAATTGCTGACTCCCCAGAGCTGAAGCATCGGAGCAAGGATGATCAAATTGCCTATTATAAAACTGAAATAGCCAAAATGAAACTACAGCATGAGTTGGCATTGCGAGACAAGACAGAAGAATTGTTCAGACTTAAGCGTGACTACCTTAATGAAAAGGGATCCCATGCTCATTTTAAGAGAGACAAAGAGAATGAACGGTTAAAGAAGAATCTCCTTAGATTTATATCGACATTGGATAATGTTCTTTTAGAGAATGATGAATTGTCACTCGTTCAGATTCATGAGAACATTTTACTTGCTTTAAATCAGAGGTTTGATTATGAAAATCGACAACTAATAAGCTTGTTAGCAGACAAGAAAAAGGAATTAATGTGCATTACAACAGCACAAGCTCCCAATGACATGAATCAATCGACAACATTTTCAAAGATAGACAGAGACTTCTTGGAGCAGAGAACAATGGTGAAGTTGGATGCAGAAGATGTGAAATTAGACAGCATAATCAGAGAAGAAATACAAAAGATTGTATTTAAAGATTTATCTAGTAAACTTGAAGTTGAAATGATGCATTTAGACTTGGAATTCAAGATAGCACAGGACATAACACAGGACATCTGTTTCAGCTCGTGTAGAGAGTTTCTAAAAGATGTTATTTCTAGTGTTAATCCATTGATGGAGAAACATCACAAAGAGAAAGATTATTTTGCAGCAGCAGTTCTGGAAAAGGAGAAGACATTATCTTTGAAGATGGAAGAGAATAAAAAATTGAAACAAGATAAAGAAAGGTTATCGACATTGATTAAGGAAAAAGAGGAACTTTTGTTGAGCTCTGAGATAAATATAATGAGGCAAAAGGGGGAATTGGACAAGGTATGCAGTGAGATCAATATACTAAGAGGCCAACTTAGCGATCAATCACTTTGTCTTACAGCTATAAAGGAAGAAAATGACTCATTGAAAGAAACATTGGCCAAGACATTGAAGCAAGTTCAACAGTATGAAAATGAGTTGAAAGATGTGACTCAGAACCATAAGAATGCATCTCATATTATAAAGGAACTAGAGAAACAAAGGAAATTCCTCCAAGACCTTGTTGCAGAAAATCAAATGAAACTAGCAACATTTGGTGCTAGAGAACAAGAACATTTGAAGTTCATGACGATTGTAACTAGTTCTATAACAGTGTTATCAGAAAATGTCTTGCAACTTGAATGCAGATTGGCAGACAAGCTAGGGTTTTATAAATCAAG GTTGGAGTTTATCATCCATCAATTCAGCGACCTATTTCAGCTGGCTAACATCCTTAAAAATAGTGCTTTCTGGTACAAGCAAGGATTTGAAAGAAAATGTTCTGACCTTCAGAAAGCAGAAACTGAG GTTGATCTTTTGGGTGATGATGTTGAGATTCTCTTACGTCTTCTTGAGAAGATATACGTCGCACTTGAACATTACTCTCCTGTTTTACAACACTATCCTGGG GTAGTCGAGATTCTGAAATTAATCAGAAGAGAAATGAAAAGTAATCCCATCTGA